A section of the Streptomyces sp. SCL15-4 genome encodes:
- a CDS encoding SigE family RNA polymerase sigma factor, whose amino-acid sequence MAEVLELSVARGGTALRPPAVLRPRASGGMPVIAPMPAARPARIPSQRDGAEELPGAVTAEAAGTTVDHLTETYRAHYRSLLGLAALLLDDTASCEDVVQEAFIRVHSARKRVRDPEKTLAYLRQTVVNLSRSTLRRRILGLKLLSKPMPDAASAEEGAYDQLERRDLIQAMKGLQRRQREVLVLRYFADMTEAQVAETLGISLGSVKAYGSRGIAALRVAMRALA is encoded by the coding sequence GTGGCAGAGGTACTCGAACTCAGTGTGGCCCGCGGCGGCACGGCCCTGCGGCCTCCCGCGGTGCTCCGGCCCCGCGCGTCCGGCGGCATGCCGGTGATCGCGCCCATGCCCGCAGCGCGGCCCGCCCGCATACCCAGTCAGCGTGACGGTGCCGAGGAGCTGCCCGGTGCCGTGACGGCCGAGGCCGCCGGGACCACCGTCGACCACCTCACCGAGACCTACCGGGCGCACTACCGCTCGCTGCTGGGTCTCGCCGCGCTCCTCCTCGACGACACCGCCTCCTGCGAGGACGTCGTCCAGGAGGCATTCATCCGCGTCCACTCGGCCCGCAAACGCGTCCGTGACCCCGAGAAGACCCTCGCCTATCTGCGGCAGACGGTCGTCAACCTCTCCCGTTCCACGCTGCGCCGCCGCATCCTCGGCCTGAAGCTGCTCTCCAAGCCGATGCCCGACGCGGCGAGCGCGGAGGAGGGCGCCTACGACCAGCTGGAGCGGCGGGACCTCATCCAGGCGATGAAGGGCCTGCAGCGCCGCCAGCGCGAGGTCCTCGTGCTGCGGTACTTCGCGGACATGACCGAGGCCCAGGTCGCCGAGACGCTCGGCATATCCCTCGGCTCGGTGAAGGCGTACGGCTCGCGGGGCATCGCCGCGCTTCGGGTGGCCATGAGGGCCCTGGCATGA
- a CDS encoding aspartate-semialdehyde dehydrogenase codes for MTGRPTLAVVGATGAVGTVMLRILSQRADIWGEIRLLASPRSAGRKLTVRGAEVEVTALAEDAFDGVDIALFGVPADVAAAWAPVAAACGAVVVDGSGAFRADADVPLVVPEVNPHALRSRPRGIVASPDSATLTMIVALGALHAEYGLRELVVSSYQAASGAGRAGVDALRTQLALVAGTELGTRPGDLRRAVGDATGPFPEPVALNVVPWTGPPRADGRSAQELAVREETRRILGLPALPVAVTCVQVPVVTTHALTVHARFQREVEVDGAREILATAPGVVLCDDPAAGEFPTPADVVGTDPAWVGRLRRSLDDPAALEFFVCGDNLRKGAALNCVQLAELLAGPAGGEPGGRPAVSDAL; via the coding sequence ATGACCGGCAGGCCGACGCTCGCGGTCGTGGGAGCGACCGGGGCCGTCGGCACGGTCATGCTCCGGATCCTGTCCCAGCGCGCCGACATCTGGGGCGAGATCCGGCTGCTCGCCTCGCCGCGCTCGGCCGGCCGCAAGCTGACCGTGCGCGGGGCGGAGGTCGAGGTGACGGCCCTGGCGGAGGACGCCTTCGACGGCGTCGACATCGCGCTGTTCGGCGTCCCCGCGGACGTCGCCGCCGCCTGGGCACCGGTCGCCGCCGCGTGCGGCGCGGTCGTCGTCGACGGCTCCGGCGCCTTCCGGGCCGACGCGGACGTGCCGCTCGTGGTGCCCGAGGTCAATCCGCACGCGCTGCGCTCCCGCCCGCGCGGCATCGTCGCGAGCCCCGACAGCGCCACCCTGACGATGATCGTCGCCCTGGGCGCGCTGCACGCCGAGTACGGCCTGCGCGAGCTGGTGGTCTCGTCGTACCAGGCGGCGAGCGGGGCCGGGCGGGCCGGCGTGGACGCCCTGCGGACCCAGCTGGCCCTGGTGGCCGGGACCGAGCTGGGCACCCGGCCGGGAGACCTGAGGCGGGCCGTCGGGGACGCCACCGGGCCCTTCCCGGAGCCGGTCGCGCTGAACGTCGTCCCGTGGACCGGGCCGCCGCGGGCGGACGGCCGGTCGGCGCAGGAACTGGCCGTGCGCGAGGAGACCCGCCGGATCCTCGGCCTGCCGGCGCTGCCGGTCGCCGTGACCTGCGTCCAGGTTCCGGTGGTCACCACGCATGCGCTCACCGTGCACGCCCGCTTCCAGCGCGAAGTGGAAGTCGACGGCGCCCGGGAGATCCTCGCGACCGCGCCGGGCGTGGTGCTGTGCGACGACCCGGCCGCCGGCGAGTTCCCCACCCCGGCCGACGTGGTGGGCACCGACCCGGCCTGGGTGGGCCGCCTGCGCCGGTCGCTGGACGATCCGGCCGCGCTGGAGTTCTTCGTGTGCGGCGACAATCTGCGCAAGGGCGCCGCGCTGAACTGCGTACAGCTCGCGGAGCTGCTCGCCGGACCGGCCGGCGGGGAGCCGGGCGGGCGGCCGGCCGTGTCTGACGCTTTGTAG
- a CDS encoding aspartate kinase: MGLVVQKYGGSSVADAEGIKRVAKRIVEAKKNGNQVVVVVSAMGDTTDELIDLAEQVSPMPAGREFDMLLTAGERISMALLAMAIKNLGHEAQSFTGSQAGVITDSVHNKARIIDVTPGRIRTALDEGNIAIVAGFQGVSQDKKDITTLGRGGSDTTAVALAAALDAEVCEIYTDVDGVFTADPRVVKKARKIDWISFEDMLELASSGSKVLLHRCVEYARRYNIPIHVRSSFSGLQGTWVSSEPIGDKKVEQAIISGVAHDTSEAKITVVGVPDKPGEAAAIFRTIADAEVNIDMVVQNVSAAATGLTDISFTLPKTEGRKAIDALERNRPGIGFDSLRYDDQIGKISLVGAGMKTNPGVTAAFFEALSNAGVNIELISTSEIRISVVTRADDVPEAVRAVHTAFGLDSDSDEAVVYGGTGR, translated from the coding sequence GTGGGCCTTGTCGTGCAGAAGTACGGAGGCTCCTCCGTAGCCGATGCCGAGGGCATCAAGCGCGTCGCCAAGCGGATCGTGGAAGCGAAGAAGAACGGCAACCAGGTTGTCGTCGTCGTTTCCGCGATGGGCGACACGACGGACGAGCTGATCGATCTCGCCGAGCAGGTGTCTCCGATGCCTGCCGGGCGGGAGTTCGACATGCTGCTGACCGCCGGAGAGCGGATCTCCATGGCCCTGCTGGCGATGGCGATCAAAAACCTGGGCCACGAGGCGCAGTCCTTCACCGGCAGCCAGGCAGGCGTCATCACCGACTCGGTCCACAACAAAGCCCGGATCATCGACGTCACGCCGGGCCGGATCCGGACGGCCCTGGACGAGGGCAACATCGCCATCGTCGCCGGTTTCCAGGGCGTCAGCCAGGACAAGAAGGACATCACCACGCTGGGCCGCGGTGGGTCCGACACGACGGCCGTGGCGCTCGCCGCCGCGCTCGACGCCGAGGTCTGCGAGATCTACACCGACGTCGACGGCGTGTTCACCGCCGACCCGCGTGTGGTGAAGAAGGCCCGGAAGATCGACTGGATCTCCTTCGAGGACATGCTGGAGCTGGCCTCGTCCGGGTCCAAGGTGCTGCTGCACCGCTGTGTGGAGTACGCCCGCCGCTACAACATCCCGATCCATGTCCGGTCCTCGTTCAGCGGACTTCAGGGCACATGGGTCAGCAGTGAGCCGATTGGGGACAAGAAGGTGGAGCAGGCCATCATCTCCGGTGTCGCGCACGACACCTCCGAGGCCAAGATCACGGTCGTCGGCGTGCCGGACAAGCCGGGTGAGGCCGCCGCGATCTTCCGGACCATCGCCGATGCCGAGGTCAACATCGACATGGTCGTGCAGAACGTGTCCGCCGCCGCCACCGGGCTGACGGACATCTCCTTCACCCTGCCGAAGACCGAGGGCCGCAAGGCCATCGACGCGCTGGAGCGCAACCGTCCCGGCATCGGCTTCGACTCGCTGCGCTACGACGACCAGATCGGCAAGATCTCCCTGGTCGGCGCCGGTATGAAGACCAACCCGGGCGTCACCGCCGCCTTCTTCGAGGCGCTGAGCAACGCGGGCGTGAACATCGAGCTGATCTCGACCTCCGAGATCCGCATCTCGGTCGTCACCCGCGCCGACGACGTGCCCGAGGCCGTCCGCGCCGTGCACACCGCCTTCGGGCTCGACTCCGACTCCGACGAGGCCGTCGTCTACGGAGGCACCGGCCGATGA
- a CDS encoding DUF5063 domain-containing protein: protein MSDATLHATTQNPDDFAVQIADQVESFLVAVTEVARGAEPGSAVPFLLLEVSQLLLAGGRLGAHEDFVPDERYEPDPGPEPDVDELRENFARLLDPVDVYSEVFDPYEPRKAPVPARISDDLADIITDLRHGMAHYRAGRTTEALWWWQFSYFSNWGGMASAVLRALQSVLIHVRLNQPLEELDGLDTDQADIGDETLEFEAGRVMAEEIGAPLGIRPAQ from the coding sequence ATGTCTGATGCCACGCTGCATGCCACGACGCAGAACCCGGACGACTTCGCGGTGCAGATCGCGGACCAGGTGGAGAGCTTCCTGGTGGCCGTCACGGAGGTGGCCAGGGGCGCCGAGCCGGGCTCGGCGGTCCCCTTCCTCCTCCTGGAGGTCTCCCAGCTGCTGCTGGCCGGCGGCCGGCTGGGCGCCCACGAGGACTTCGTCCCCGACGAGCGCTACGAGCCCGACCCGGGCCCCGAGCCGGACGTGGACGAGCTGCGCGAGAACTTCGCCCGGCTGCTGGACCCGGTCGACGTCTACTCCGAGGTCTTCGACCCGTACGAGCCCCGCAAGGCGCCCGTGCCGGCCCGGATCTCCGACGACCTCGCCGACATCATCACCGACCTCAGGCACGGCATGGCCCACTACCGCGCGGGCCGTACCACCGAGGCCCTGTGGTGGTGGCAGTTCTCGTACTTCTCCAACTGGGGAGGGATGGCCTCGGCGGTGCTGCGCGCCCTGCAGTCCGTCCTCATCCACGTCCGGCTGAACCAGCCCCTGGAGGAGCTGGACGGCCTGGACACCGACCAGGCCGACATAGGCGACGAGACGCTGGAGTTCGAGGCGGGCCGGGTCATGGCCGAGGAGATCGGCGCTCCGCTGGGCATCCGGCCGGCGCAGTAG
- the recR gene encoding recombination mediator RecR, with the protein MYEGVVQDLIDELGRLPGVGPKSAQRIAFHVLQAEPADVKRLAHALLEVKAKVRFCATCGNVAQEELCGICRDPRRDPAVICVVEEPKDVVAIERTREFRGRYHVLGGAISPIEGVGPDDLRIRELLARLADGSVTELILATDPNLEGEATATYLARMIKPMGLKVTRLASGLPVGGDLEYADEVTLGRAFEGRRLLDV; encoded by the coding sequence TTGTACGAAGGCGTGGTCCAGGACCTCATCGACGAGCTGGGGCGGCTGCCCGGCGTCGGTCCCAAGAGCGCGCAGCGGATCGCCTTCCACGTCCTGCAGGCCGAGCCGGCCGACGTGAAGCGGCTCGCGCACGCCCTGCTGGAGGTCAAGGCGAAGGTGCGCTTCTGCGCCACCTGCGGCAACGTGGCGCAGGAGGAGCTGTGCGGCATCTGCCGCGACCCGCGCCGCGACCCCGCCGTCATCTGTGTGGTGGAGGAGCCGAAGGACGTCGTCGCGATCGAGCGCACCCGTGAGTTCCGCGGCCGGTACCACGTGCTCGGCGGCGCGATCAGCCCGATCGAGGGCGTCGGACCCGACGACCTGCGTATACGGGAACTTCTCGCGCGGTTGGCCGACGGGTCGGTCACGGAGCTGATCCTGGCCACGGACCCGAATCTGGAAGGCGAGGCGACGGCCACGTACCTCGCCCGCATGATCAAGCCCATGGGCCTGAAGGTCACCCGCCTGGCCAGCGGCCTCCCGGTGGGTGGCGACCTGGAATACGCGGACGAGGTGACCCTCGGCCGCGCCTTCGAGGGGAGACGACTGCTAGATGTCTGA
- a CDS encoding YbaB/EbfC family nucleoid-associated protein, which translates to MIPGGQPNMQQLLQQAQKMQQDLARAQEELANTEVDGQAGGGLVKATVTGAGELRALRIDPKAVDPEDTETLADLILAAVQAANQNAQTLQQQKLGPLAQGLGGGSGIPGLPF; encoded by the coding sequence GTGATCCCCGGTGGCCAGCCCAACATGCAGCAGTTGCTCCAGCAGGCCCAGAAGATGCAGCAGGACCTGGCGCGGGCGCAGGAGGAACTGGCGAACACCGAGGTCGACGGGCAGGCGGGCGGCGGCCTGGTGAAGGCCACCGTGACCGGCGCCGGCGAGCTGCGCGCGCTGAGGATCGACCCGAAGGCGGTGGACCCGGAGGACACCGAGACCCTCGCCGACCTGATCCTGGCGGCCGTCCAGGCGGCCAACCAGAACGCGCAGACGCTCCAGCAGCAGAAGCTCGGCCCGCTGGCGCAGGGGCTGGGCGGCGGCAGCGGCATCCCGGGCCTGCCGTTCTGA
- a CDS encoding SLATT domain-containing protein, translating to MGQPEMQPEGPPQDGRGEGAAGLRPGDLTGRTFPLGDWGEPAERLDELYRWVERRGLETAAWYLRDRSRKRRGARALRVTTAAGAVAGAALPLLDLTGVAAGTAPWGCLALLLAGAGVGVDRFFGCTSGWMRDVATAQAVQRRLQALQFDWASESVREVLGPAEGTASEAAERCLAVLRRFSEDLAELVRTETTDWMAQFRAGPAPLDLQTAVAAVPRQETGGAGGARFPLPPASGSRPNMPRQRPPEPR from the coding sequence GTGGGTCAGCCGGAGATGCAGCCCGAGGGTCCGCCTCAGGACGGGCGGGGCGAGGGGGCGGCCGGGCTGCGGCCGGGCGATCTGACCGGGCGGACGTTTCCGCTCGGGGACTGGGGCGAACCGGCCGAGCGGCTGGACGAGCTGTACCGCTGGGTGGAGCGCCGGGGACTGGAGACGGCCGCCTGGTATCTGCGGGACCGGTCCCGGAAGCGGCGCGGGGCGCGCGCGCTGCGGGTCACCACGGCGGCCGGGGCGGTGGCCGGGGCGGCGCTGCCGCTGCTGGACCTCACCGGGGTGGCCGCCGGGACGGCACCCTGGGGCTGTCTGGCGCTGCTGCTCGCGGGGGCCGGCGTGGGTGTCGACCGGTTCTTCGGGTGCACGTCCGGCTGGATGCGGGACGTGGCCACCGCCCAGGCGGTGCAGCGGCGGCTCCAGGCGTTGCAGTTCGACTGGGCCTCGGAGAGCGTGCGGGAGGTGCTGGGCCCGGCGGAGGGCACGGCGAGCGAGGCGGCCGAGCGGTGCCTGGCGGTGCTGCGGCGCTTCTCCGAGGACCTCGCGGAACTGGTGCGCACGGAGACGACCGACTGGATGGCGCAGTTCCGCGCGGGCCCGGCCCCGCTGGACCTCCAGACGGCGGTGGCCGCGGTGCCCCGGCAGGAGACGGGCGGCGCGGGCGGGGCGCGCTTCCCCCTGCCGCCGGCGAGCGGCAGCCGCCCCAACATGCCGAGGCAGCGCCCACCGGAGCCGCGCTGA
- a CDS encoding aspartate aminotransferase family protein encodes MTPQPSPEAGAAVKAADRAHVFHSWSAQDLIDPLAVAGAEGSYFWDYDGTRYLDFTSGLVFTNIGYQHPKVVAAIQEQAAKLTTFAPAFAVEARSEAARLIAERTPGDLDKIFFTNGGADAVEHAVRMARLHTGRPKVLSAYRSYHGGTQQAVNITGDPRRWANDSGSNGVVHFWAPFLYRSRFYAETEEQECARALEHLETTIAFEGPGTIAAIILETVPGTAGIMIPPPGYLAGVRELCDKYGIVFVLDEVMAGFGRTGEWFAADLFDVVPDLMTFAKGVNSGYVPLGGVAISGKIAETFGTRPYPGGLTYSGHPLACAAAVATINVMAEEGIVENARRLGESVVGPGLAELAARHPSVGEVRGTGMFWALELVRSRETREPLVPYNAAGEANAPMAAFTAAARRHGLWPFVNMNRTHVAPPCTATEAELKEGLAALDAALSAADEHTV; translated from the coding sequence ATGACCCCTCAGCCCAGCCCCGAAGCCGGCGCCGCAGTGAAGGCCGCCGACCGCGCGCACGTCTTCCACTCCTGGTCCGCCCAGGACCTCATCGACCCGCTCGCCGTCGCCGGCGCCGAGGGGTCGTACTTCTGGGACTACGACGGCACCCGGTACCTGGACTTCACCAGCGGGCTCGTCTTCACCAACATCGGCTACCAGCACCCCAAGGTCGTCGCGGCGATCCAGGAGCAGGCCGCGAAGCTGACCACCTTCGCGCCCGCGTTCGCCGTCGAGGCCCGCTCGGAGGCGGCCCGGCTGATCGCCGAGCGGACCCCCGGCGACCTGGACAAGATCTTCTTCACCAACGGCGGCGCGGACGCCGTGGAGCACGCGGTGCGCATGGCCCGGCTGCACACCGGCCGCCCCAAGGTGCTCTCGGCCTACCGCTCGTACCACGGCGGCACCCAGCAGGCGGTCAACATCACCGGCGACCCGCGCCGCTGGGCGAACGACAGCGGCTCGAACGGCGTCGTCCACTTCTGGGCGCCGTTCCTCTACCGCTCCCGCTTCTACGCCGAGACCGAGGAGCAGGAATGCGCCCGGGCGCTGGAGCACCTGGAGACGACGATCGCCTTCGAGGGCCCGGGCACCATCGCCGCGATCATCCTGGAGACCGTCCCGGGCACCGCCGGCATCATGATCCCGCCGCCCGGTTACCTGGCCGGCGTGCGCGAGCTGTGCGACAAGTACGGGATCGTCTTCGTCCTGGACGAGGTCATGGCCGGTTTCGGCCGGACCGGCGAGTGGTTCGCGGCGGACCTGTTCGATGTCGTCCCCGACCTGATGACCTTCGCCAAGGGAGTGAACTCGGGGTACGTGCCGCTCGGCGGTGTCGCCATCTCCGGGAAGATCGCCGAGACCTTCGGCACGCGCCCCTACCCGGGCGGCCTCACCTACTCCGGCCACCCGCTGGCCTGCGCCGCCGCCGTCGCCACGATCAACGTGATGGCGGAGGAAGGCATCGTGGAGAACGCCAGGCGGCTCGGCGAGAGCGTCGTCGGCCCCGGCCTCGCCGAGCTGGCCGCCCGCCACCCGAGCGTCGGCGAGGTGCGCGGCACCGGCATGTTCTGGGCGCTGGAGCTGGTGCGCAGCCGCGAGACCCGCGAGCCGCTGGTGCCGTACAACGCGGCCGGCGAGGCGAACGCCCCGATGGCCGCCTTCACCGCCGCCGCCAGGCGGCACGGGCTGTGGCCGTTCGTGAACATGAACCGCACCCACGTCGCCCCGCCGTGCACCGCCACCGAGGCCGAGCTGAAGGAGGGCCTGGCCGCACTCGACGCCGCGCTGAGCGCCGCCGACGAGCACACCGTGTGA
- a CDS encoding GntR family transcriptional regulator, with translation MPGNGPVTRSTLRQQIADALRDEVLAGRLRPGRAFTVKEIADQYGVSATPVREALVDLSAQGILEADQHRGFRVPEYSVTDYRHMIEARGLVTDGMFQVLTAGHPAFRTPPEDPRTGAALATVRRRGEEAQRAATAGDLTVLIGYDLRFWRELSALFGNPYLGDFLHRLRVQSWVCAVQHLLRLPDLRGRLWDRHTELVDALARREAETARALVADSSAHSLALLEHLAAG, from the coding sequence ATGCCCGGAAACGGCCCCGTGACGCGCAGCACCCTGCGCCAGCAGATCGCGGACGCGCTCCGTGACGAGGTGCTGGCGGGACGGCTGCGCCCGGGCCGGGCGTTCACGGTCAAGGAGATAGCCGACCAGTACGGCGTCTCCGCCACCCCGGTCCGCGAGGCGCTGGTCGACCTGTCCGCGCAGGGCATCCTGGAGGCCGACCAGCACCGCGGCTTCCGCGTGCCGGAGTACTCGGTCACCGACTACCGGCACATGATCGAGGCCCGCGGCCTGGTCACCGACGGCATGTTCCAGGTCCTCACCGCGGGCCATCCCGCCTTCCGCACTCCGCCGGAGGACCCCCGCACCGGCGCGGCCCTGGCCACCGTGCGCCGCCGCGGCGAGGAGGCCCAGCGGGCGGCGACGGCCGGCGACCTGACCGTCCTCATCGGCTACGACCTGCGCTTCTGGCGCGAGCTGAGCGCCCTGTTCGGCAACCCCTACCTCGGCGACTTCCTGCACCGGCTGCGCGTGCAGTCCTGGGTCTGCGCCGTGCAGCACCTGCTGCGCCTGCCCGATCTGCGCGGCCGGCTGTGGGACCGGCACACCGAGCTGGTCGACGCGCTGGCCCGGCGCGAGGCGGAGACGGCCCGCGCGCTCGTCGCCGACTCGAGCGCGCACTCGCTGGCACTGCTGGAACACCTGGCGGCCGGGTAG
- a CDS encoding adenylosuccinate synthase yields MPALVLLGAQWGDEGKGKATDLLGGSVDYVVRYQGGNNAGHTVVVGDQKYALHLLPSGILSPGCTPVIGNGVVVDPSVLLSELSGLNERGVDTSKLLISGNAHVITPYNVTVDKVTERFLGKRKIGTTGRGIGPTYADKINRVGIRVQDLYDESILQQKVEAALDVKNQILTKLYNRRAIAADQVVEELLGYAEQIRPYVADTVLVLNQALEDDKVVLFEGGQGTLLDIDHGTYPFVTSSNPTAGGACTGAGVGPTKISRVIGILKAYTTRVGAGPFPTELFDEDGEALRRIGGERGVTTGRDRRCGWFDAVIARYATRVNGLTDFFLTKLDVLTGWEQIPVCVAYEIDGKRVEELPYSQTDFHHAKPVYEMLPGWSEDISKAKSFSDLPKNAQSYVKALEEMSGAPISAIGVGPGRDETIEINSFL; encoded by the coding sequence GTGCCCGCACTTGTGCTGCTCGGTGCTCAGTGGGGTGACGAAGGCAAGGGAAAGGCGACGGATCTCCTCGGTGGTTCCGTCGATTACGTGGTGCGTTATCAGGGCGGCAACAACGCCGGCCACACGGTTGTCGTGGGCGACCAGAAGTACGCACTGCACCTGCTCCCTTCCGGAATCCTGTCGCCCGGCTGTACGCCGGTCATCGGCAACGGTGTCGTCGTCGACCCGTCGGTCCTGCTCTCCGAGCTGAGCGGTCTGAACGAGCGTGGCGTCGACACGTCCAAGCTCCTGATCAGCGGTAACGCGCACGTCATCACGCCGTACAACGTGACCGTCGACAAGGTGACGGAGCGTTTCCTCGGCAAGCGCAAGATCGGTACGACCGGCCGCGGCATCGGCCCGACCTACGCGGACAAGATCAACCGCGTGGGCATCCGGGTCCAGGACCTGTACGACGAGTCGATCCTCCAGCAGAAGGTGGAGGCGGCGCTCGACGTCAAGAACCAGATCCTGACCAAGCTGTACAACCGGCGCGCGATCGCCGCGGACCAGGTGGTCGAGGAGCTGCTGGGCTACGCCGAGCAGATCCGGCCGTACGTCGCCGACACGGTGCTGGTCCTGAACCAGGCCCTGGAGGACGACAAGGTCGTGCTCTTCGAGGGCGGCCAGGGCACGCTGCTGGACATCGACCACGGCACCTATCCCTTCGTGACCTCCTCGAACCCGACGGCGGGCGGCGCCTGCACGGGCGCGGGCGTGGGCCCGACGAAGATCAGCCGTGTGATCGGCATCCTGAAGGCCTACACCACCCGTGTGGGCGCGGGCCCGTTCCCCACGGAGCTGTTCGACGAGGACGGCGAGGCGCTGCGCCGCATCGGCGGCGAGCGGGGCGTCACCACCGGCCGGGACCGCCGCTGCGGCTGGTTCGACGCGGTCATCGCCCGCTACGCCACCCGCGTCAACGGCCTGACCGACTTCTTCCTGACCAAGCTCGACGTCCTCACCGGCTGGGAGCAGATCCCGGTCTGCGTGGCCTACGAGATCGACGGCAAGCGCGTCGAGGAGCTGCCCTACTCGCAGACGGACTTCCACCACGCGAAGCCGGTCTACGAGATGCTGCCGGGCTGGAGCGAGGACATCAGCAAGGCGAAGTCCTTCTCCGACCTCCCGAAGAACGCCCAGAGCTACGTCAAGGCGCTGGAGGAGATGTCCGGCGCCCCGATCTCCGCGATCGGCGTGGGCCCGGGCCGCGACGAGACGATCGAGATCAACTCGTTCCTGTAG
- a CDS encoding diacylglycerol kinase, whose protein sequence is MSEQLLVIIDPAARQADGESVRIAKDVLSAGAAAKLCLPDDPEEFARALGRRGSRRPVVVGDGRALARAVALLHRQGELGGCALSVVPVGDTSLAESLGVPGGAVAAARAVLDGTARRLDLLVDDGDDVVLGALRIPSAPVRPPAAAPVPISAGRPWYRSLVRTLAARPARPATVPAPSAARLRVEVDGQPVVDTDQPVEAVSVTPGTAGMASVEVRPMSVGAEATPLLAAGRTVTVTGAEFRYRADAVVSGPVRRRSWRVAEGAWSLVLPAGH, encoded by the coding sequence ATGTCCGAACAGCTGCTGGTGATCATCGATCCGGCGGCACGACAGGCGGACGGGGAGTCCGTACGGATCGCGAAAGACGTGCTCAGCGCGGGTGCGGCGGCCAAGCTCTGTCTGCCGGACGACCCCGAGGAATTCGCCCGCGCCCTGGGCCGCAGGGGGTCGCGGCGGCCGGTCGTGGTGGGCGACGGCCGGGCCCTGGCGCGGGCCGTCGCCCTGCTGCACCGGCAGGGGGAGCTGGGCGGGTGCGCGCTGTCGGTGGTCCCGGTCGGGGACACCTCGCTCGCCGAGTCCCTCGGGGTGCCCGGCGGCGCGGTGGCGGCGGCACGGGCGGTGCTGGACGGTACGGCGCGGCGGCTGGACCTGCTGGTCGACGACGGTGACGACGTGGTGCTGGGCGCGCTGCGCATCCCCTCGGCGCCGGTGCGGCCGCCCGCCGCCGCACCGGTGCCCATCTCCGCGGGCCGGCCCTGGTACCGCTCGCTGGTCCGCACGCTCGCCGCCCGCCCGGCCCGGCCGGCCACCGTGCCGGCGCCGAGCGCGGCCCGGCTGCGGGTGGAGGTCGACGGGCAGCCGGTGGTCGACACGGACCAGCCGGTGGAGGCGGTGTCGGTGACGCCGGGCACGGCCGGGATGGCCTCGGTGGAGGTCCGGCCGATGTCCGTGGGCGCGGAGGCGACCCCGCTGCTGGCCGCCGGCCGCACGGTGACGGTCACCGGGGCGGAGTTCCGCTACCGGGCGGACGCCGTGGTGTCGGGTCCGGTGCGCCGGCGGAGCTGGCGGGTGGCGGAGGGCGCCTGGAGCCTTGTCCTGCCCGCCGGGCACTGA